The proteins below are encoded in one region of Neisseria bacilliformis:
- a CDS encoding DUF58 domain-containing protein gives MFPSSKPAPASGRSPTLAAIRCRPTRLGAGLLVVVFLLWLVGVNYQVNLAYVAAFWLLGFLAVGVLLNLRQLLALKIDVAMPQEVFAGQDAVLQLTAQSPQRTRFLWLCSEDDYLAAQRPSENIWQPWRAEEGSAAFDWRVPALLRGHLRVPPLRTASVAPFGLTVSQCVWHWPSDAVVYPAPIAHAVPAAAPRGSGETAERRPAEGGDEPAYLQAHRDGMPVQHIAWKTYAKTGEMLSKRFEEEVPPADKNIISYRDYPAGTPKDRLAGLLCRRVLDADRSGLPYILEMPQRSIAPQHGQREICLTALALW, from the coding sequence ATGTTCCCGTCCAGTAAGCCCGCTCCGGCATCCGGCCGCTCGCCCACCCTCGCCGCCATCCGCTGCCGCCCGACGCGGCTGGGCGCGGGGCTGCTGGTGGTGGTTTTCCTGCTGTGGCTGGTGGGCGTGAACTATCAGGTCAACCTCGCCTACGTCGCCGCCTTCTGGCTGCTGGGCTTTCTCGCCGTGGGCGTGCTGCTCAACCTGCGCCAGCTGCTCGCGCTGAAAATCGACGTGGCCATGCCGCAGGAGGTGTTCGCGGGGCAGGACGCGGTGTTGCAGCTGACGGCGCAGAGCCCGCAGCGCACCCGTTTCCTCTGGCTGTGCAGCGAAGACGACTATCTGGCCGCGCAGAGGCCGTCTGAAAACATCTGGCAGCCCTGGCGCGCGGAAGAGGGCAGCGCGGCTTTCGACTGGCGCGTGCCCGCCCTGCTGCGCGGCCATTTGCGCGTGCCGCCGCTGCGCACCGCCTCGGTCGCCCCCTTCGGCCTCACCGTGTCGCAATGCGTGTGGCACTGGCCGAGCGACGCGGTGGTGTATCCCGCCCCGATTGCCCACGCCGTGCCCGCCGCCGCCCCGCGCGGCAGCGGCGAAACCGCCGAACGCCGCCCCGCCGAAGGCGGCGACGAACCGGCCTATCTCCAAGCGCACCGGGACGGCATGCCGGTGCAGCACATCGCGTGGAAAACCTATGCTAAAACGGGCGAGATGCTGTCCAAACGCTTTGAAGAGGAAGTGCCGCCCGCCGACAAAAACATCATTTCCTACCGCGACTATCCCGCCGGCACGCCCAAAGACCGTCTCGCCGGCCTCTTGTGCCGCCGCGTGCTCGACGCCGACCGCAGCGGCCTGCCCTACATCCTCGAAATGCCCCAGCGCAGCATTGCCCCGCAGCACGGCCAGCGCGAAATCTGCCTGACCGCGTTGGCCTTGTGGTAA
- a CDS encoding transglutaminaseTgpA domain-containing protein, whose product MLILNPEFLKETPPKKAVSAVLLALLWSSLPLLAQLPLGVGAVFLGLLTLRFFLLQAGVNKLPAVVLLALAVGGGLLVWSQLGTVIGRDGGISFLLLMVLLKSFEGSGMRDWQVLLLAMLFLIGSAVLFGQGLTTGLWLLAALLAVGVCFALLCGADAKNALRQGLLAFGLTLPLAAVLFVVMPRRSEPLWAIPQQKEAQAKTGLSDTMQPGSIGNLVQSNELVANVTFSGSLNPRQDQLYWRAIVMADFDGSAWHAMPDFDEVSDPQVSDGRKLSYQMILRDQNGVIPVLDYPVGRVGAGMKVQLGDVVRVRSREGLRRIQLQSRANDRLPQKLKNFEKQIYLRLPPSGNIRTRQLAQLLAQQSGSAREFAKKVLNHYRSQHFSYTLQPPLYGSGGDSIDNFMFNGRQGFCEHYAQSFVVMMRAAGVPARVVTGYLGADYQESGDFWQIRSKNAHAWAEIWLENEQAWLRVDPTAAVSAQRLSGGLDNALPEQEREMIVGSGSGAKIWNKWLESGQFYWQQWVVNYDESSQNNLFGKLGLGRFGPATALFAVLIGTAAALIPVVWWWKRGRRKEQEPLTEGFLLLKTAFVGEEDETFPAVTASELLQWMEQNQTADDTVAQLLRQYEDWQFAYSRPPSPAEQRAWLAKVRKAVKPYLAK is encoded by the coding sequence ATGCTGATTCTGAACCCCGAATTTTTAAAAGAAACGCCGCCGAAAAAAGCCGTGTCGGCGGTTTTGCTCGCCCTGCTGTGGTCGTCGCTGCCGCTTCTGGCGCAGCTTCCGCTGGGCGTGGGCGCGGTGTTCCTCGGCCTGCTGACTCTGCGGTTTTTCCTGTTGCAGGCGGGCGTGAACAAGCTGCCCGCCGTGGTATTGCTGGCGTTGGCCGTCGGCGGCGGGCTTCTGGTGTGGAGCCAGCTGGGCACGGTCATCGGGCGCGATGGCGGCATTTCCTTTTTGCTCCTGATGGTGCTGCTCAAATCGTTTGAAGGCAGCGGCATGCGCGACTGGCAGGTGCTGCTGCTGGCCATGCTGTTTTTGATCGGCTCGGCGGTGCTGTTCGGCCAGGGGCTGACTACGGGGCTGTGGCTTTTGGCCGCGCTGTTGGCGGTGGGCGTGTGTTTTGCCCTGCTGTGCGGCGCGGACGCGAAAAACGCGCTGCGCCAGGGGTTGTTGGCCTTCGGCCTCACCCTGCCGCTGGCGGCGGTGCTGTTTGTAGTGATGCCGCGCCGCAGCGAGCCTTTGTGGGCGATTCCGCAGCAGAAAGAGGCGCAGGCGAAAACCGGTTTGTCCGACACCATGCAGCCGGGCAGCATCGGCAATCTGGTGCAGAGCAACGAGCTGGTGGCCAACGTAACCTTTTCAGGCAGCCTTAACCCGCGTCAGGACCAGCTCTACTGGCGCGCCATCGTAATGGCCGATTTCGACGGCAGCGCGTGGCACGCCATGCCCGATTTCGACGAAGTGAGCGACCCGCAGGTTTCAGACGGCCGCAAACTCTCCTACCAAATGATCCTGCGCGACCAAAACGGCGTGATTCCCGTGCTGGACTACCCCGTCGGCAGAGTCGGGGCGGGCATGAAAGTGCAGCTCGGCGACGTGGTGCGCGTGCGCAGCCGCGAAGGGCTGCGGCGGATACAGTTACAGTCGCGCGCCAACGACCGCCTGCCGCAGAAACTCAAAAATTTTGAAAAACAAATCTACCTGCGCCTGCCGCCCTCGGGCAACATCCGCACCCGCCAGCTGGCGCAGCTTCTGGCGCAGCAGAGCGGCTCGGCACGGGAGTTCGCAAAAAAAGTCCTCAACCACTACCGCAGCCAGCATTTTTCCTACACCTTGCAGCCGCCCCTCTACGGCAGCGGCGGCGACAGCATCGACAACTTCATGTTCAACGGGCGGCAGGGCTTCTGCGAACACTACGCGCAAAGTTTCGTCGTCATGATGCGCGCCGCCGGCGTGCCCGCCCGCGTCGTAACCGGCTACCTCGGCGCGGATTATCAGGAAAGCGGCGACTTCTGGCAGATACGCAGCAAAAACGCCCACGCCTGGGCGGAAATCTGGCTGGAAAACGAACAAGCCTGGCTGCGCGTCGACCCCACCGCCGCCGTCTCTGCCCAACGCCTCTCCGGCGGCCTCGACAACGCCCTGCCCGAACAGGAACGCGAAATGATTGTCGGCAGCGGCAGTGGCGCGAAAATCTGGAACAAATGGCTCGAGAGCGGCCAATTCTACTGGCAGCAGTGGGTGGTCAACTACGACGAAAGCAGTCAAAACAACCTGTTCGGCAAACTCGGCCTCGGCCGCTTCGGCCCCGCCACTGCCCTGTTCGCCGTCCTCATCGGCACCGCCGCCGCCCTCATCCCCGTCGTCTGGTGGTGGAAACGCGGCCGCCGCAAAGAGCAGGAACCGCTCACCGAAGGCTTCCTGCTGCTCAAAACCGCCTTCGTCGGCGAAGAAGACGAAACCTTCCCCGCCGTTACCGCCTCCGAACTTTTACAATGGATGGAACAAAACCAAACCGCCGACGACACCGTCGCACAATTATTGCGCCAATACGAAGACTGGCAGTTTGCCTACAGCCGTCCGCCTTCGCCCGCCGAACAAAGGGCATGGCTGGCGAAAGTCAGAAAAGCAGTGAAACCCTACCTGGCAAAATGA